One Aphidius gifuensis isolate YNYX2018 linkage group LG5, ASM1490517v1, whole genome shotgun sequence genomic region harbors:
- the LOC122857989 gene encoding CWF19-like protein 2, producing MSLIEFESSRVKDAERENLRRARERILAEAEEKYRIKEAKAERSRQRGDDKWMLPSVEEKLSSDKSKKKKKKDKKKKKTKKRKRKRSTSSSSSDSSSEDEKEEWVEKSSSKEQSKPLEREEWMNLSSAFACSSREKKNKKTDEKKDTLDNPGHNIRKLNPYWKNDGAGLPEDAIKKPNKPTMDPAWLKKSLQRAREQAMEEGKTLEEIAEVRWGSLDKIKSMIEEAEINSRSSSNDYSSRRNYDYDKRRRRSRSRSRSRDRSRQNYHNNYKHSDFSSEKKLSFKKPTDNNDSSSNYYSKSSSSSSRKNWQKPKPIDNQDNNVKEVPITSYESIKKTKDKRSSPSSSSSESEKEKEEEPTKSNDIKILSEDELNKLGAAVIKAELRGDEKLAMELKEKLDNARELKLKNPQIAVARRVDNKSEENVILTLTDAKGMTRPLEQRSKYQEPQGGRRKTKKVSTHESGERVRHYADDDKYNLKDLFVKEKGESSSNNDEAVFVKMASKNMDMDELFELNITKESNDSKNDLRDKMKAINEHKKIEKSLDNCYSCFDSKKMLKHLIVAMGNKMYVSLPSHESLTPGHCIISPIHHVACQTQLDEDFYDELKLFKTSLTKMFTDNNECPVFFEISMGLKRFPHMQMICVSLPEDVGSMAPMYFKKALLECETEWSTNKKVVDLSKKDIRSSIPKGLPYFMVDFGNYGGFAHVIEDEMLFPINFAQEIIGGMLDLDSAMWRRPKRQTFDQQRKKVIEFGEKWKKYDFTTT from the exons atgtcATTGATTGAATTTGAAAGTTCAAGAGTTAAAGATGCTGAACGAGAAAATCTCAGACGAGCTCGTGAAAGAATATTAGCTGAG gctgaagaaaaatatagaataaaagAAGCAAAAGCTGAAAGATCTAGACAAAGAGGTGATGACAAATGGATGTTGCCAtcagttgaagaaaaattgtcatctgataaatcaaagaaaaagaaaaaaaaagataaaaagaagaaaaaaacaaaaaaaagaaaacgtaAAAGAAGTACATCAAGTTCATCAAGTGat agtTCATCAGaagatgaaaaagaagaatgggttgaaaaatcatcaagtaaaGAACAAAGTAAACCATTGGAAAGAGAAGAATGGATGAATTTATCAAGTGCATTTGCTTGTTcatcaagagaaaaaaaaaacaaaaaaactgatgaaaaaaaagatactttAGATAATCCAGGACACAATATACGTAAATTAAATCCATATTGGAAAAATGATGGAGCAGGTTTACCTGAGgatgcaataaaaaaaccaaataaaccAACTATGGATCCAGcttggttaaaaaaaagtcTCCAACGTGCTCGAGAACAAGCAATGGAAGAGGGAAAAACACTTGAAGAAATTGCTGAAGTAAGATGGGGTTCtttggataaaataaaatcaatgattgAAGAAgctgaaataaattcaagaagtTCATCAAATGATTATTCATCTAGAAGAAATTATGATTATgacaaaagaagaagaagatcaAGATCAAGATCTAGAAGTCGTGATCGTTCAAGACAAAATtatcacaataattataaacattcTGACTTtagtagtgaaaaaaaattatcatttaaaaaaccaactgataataatgattctaGTTCAAATTATTACTCGaaatcttcttcatcttcatcaagaaaaaattggcAAAAGCCTAAACCAATTGACAATCAAGATAATAATGTCAAAGAAGTTCCAATAACTTCATAcgagagtataaaaaaaacaaaagacaaacgttcatcaccatcatcatcatcatcagaatcagaaaaagaaaaagaagaagaaccAACAAAATCAAATGACATTAAAATTCTATCTGaagatgaattaaataaacttggtGCTGCTGTAATAAAAGCTGAACTTCGTGGTGATGAAAAACTAGCAATGGAATTAAAAGAAAAGCTAGATAATGCacgtgaattaaaattaaaaaatccacAAATAGCTGTAGCAAGAAGAGTAGATAATAAATCAGaagaaaatgtaattttaacattaactGATGCTAAAGGAATGACAAGACCACTTGAACAACGTTCAAAATATCAAGAGCCACAAGGTGGTCgaagaaaaactaaaaaagtaTCAACACATGAATCTGGTGAACGTGTACGTCATTATGCTGATGATGACAAGTATAATCTTAAAGATCTATTTGTTAAAGAAAAAGgtgaatcatcatcaaacaATGATGAAGCTGTATTTGTTAAAATGGCATCAAAAAATATGGATATggatgaattatttgaattaaatataacaaaagaaagcaatgattctaaaaatgatttacGTGATAAAATGAAAGCCATTAATGAGCAcaaaaagattgaaaaaagTTTAGATAATTGTTATTCATGttttgatagtaaaaaaatgcTTAAACATTTAATTGTTGCAATGGGAAATAAAATGTATGTTAGTTTGCCATCACATGAGTCATTGACACCTGGACATTGTATTATATCACCAATCCATCATGTAGCATGTCAAACACAACTTGATGAAgatttttatgatgaattaaaattatttaaaacatcatTAACTAAAATGTTTACTGACAATAATGAATGCCcagtattttttgaaatatcaatgGGATTAAAACGTTTTCCACATATGCAAATGATTTGTGTATCGTTACCAGAAGATGTTGGATCAATGGCaccaatgtattttaaaaaagcctTGCTAGAATGTGAAACAGAATGGTCGACAAATAAGAAAGTTGTTGATTTAAGTAAAAAAGATATTAGATCATCAATTCCAAAAGGTTTACCATATTTTATGGTTGATTTTGGTAATTATGGTGGTTTTGCTCATGTCATTGAAGATGAAATGTTATTTCCAATTAATTTTGCACAAGAAATTATTGGTGGTATGCTGGATCTTGATTCGGCAATGTGGAGAAGACCAAAACGACAAACTTTTGATCAACAgagaaaaaaagttattgaatttggtgaaaaatggaaaaaatatgattttactACAACGTAA
- the LOC122857987 gene encoding uncharacterized protein LOC122857987 yields MAFHRLTSSTPLSSFKYNEKSSRKRWFEDDKGQPLFGKNLLEYRDDDHGNAWDDIESPGYFDFNKPSPESMPDKFFDLKEEPDNPSPLKKEEMVLPTNEDLLNLTDTLSACSISMIDNEKSDMTMFTDDSSMNTTVIDRTRHSLGPMMMKKNESSSCQRRLSTIPSPFSFESREVSKHQRKQARQAFKAAMEKEQRPVFKARPAPKIKPRIPLVPKIPKLTNTINNKNNTDKPLNGQVKDNNSSKENRPLDQPKAGPRQKSYVIASKINTKIDKPVSSVNQVNKSCVSVAKGSTEVRKSTIPSKIQAPTIKNEFLIPKIPVKSDKITQTTLTSIQQKNQRPIVRQKSSTTKAKSPNLLTAKRAKQRQLLEEQARQRELEREQCKKNKIKEEQIRLKEESARLRKLTVHKALPLPKFINNQLTKRQLSNPQIPLDVKRRRIG; encoded by the exons atggcTTTTCATAGACTCACATCGAGTACTCCactttcatcatttaaatacaatgaaaaatcatcacGTAAAAGATGGTTTGAAGATGACAAAGGTCAACCACTTTTTGGCAAAAATTTGTTGGAATATAGAGATGATGATCATGGCAATGCATGGGACGACATTGAAAGTCCtggttattttgattttaataaaccaTCACCAGAATCAATGcctgataaattttttg atttaaaaGAAGAACCAGATAATCCTTCACCattgaaaaaagaagaaatggTGCTTCCAACAAATGAAGACTTGCTTAATTTAACTGa tacacTGAGTGCTTGTTCAATTTCAATGATTGACAATGAAAAATCCGACATGACAATGTTTACTGATGATTCTTCTATGAACACAACTGTCATTGATCGTACCAGGCACTctttg ggacctatgatgatgaaaaaaaatgagagtAGTAGCTGTCAAAGAAGACTGTCGACAATTCCATCACCATTTAGTTTTGAATCACGTGAAGTATCAAAACATCAACGTAAACAAGCAAGACAAGCATTCAAG GCAGCAATGGAAAAAGAACAACGACCAGTATTTAAAGCAAGACCAGCACCAAAAATAAAGCCAAGAATTCCATTAGTTCCAAAAATACCAAAACTtacaaatacaattaataataaaaataatacagacAAACCATTGAATGGTCAagttaaagataataattcgAGCAAAGAAAATCGACCATTGGATCAACCAAAAGCTGGTCCAAGACAAAAATCATATGTTATtgcttcaaaaataaatacaaaaattgataaaccaGTTTCAAGTGTTAATCAAGTTAATAAAAGTTGTGTATCAGTTGCAAAAGGTAGTACAGAAGTTAGAAAATCAACAATTCCATCTAAAATTCAAGcaccaacaattaaaaatgaatttttaataccaAAAATTCCAgtaaaaagtgataaaattacTCAAACTACTCTAACTTCTATTCAG caaaaaaatcaaagaccAATTGTACGTCAAAAAAGTTCAACAACAAAAGCTAAATCTCCAAATCTTTTGACAGCAAAACGTGCAAAGCAAAGACAATTACTTGAAGAACAAGCACGTCAAAGAGAACTTGAACGTgaacaatgtaaaaaaaataaaattaaagaagaaCAAATTCGTCTTAAAGAAGAATCAGCTCGTCTTCGTAAATTAACTGTTCACAAAGCACTTCCAttaccaaaatttataaataatcaattgacaAAACGACAGCTATCCAATCCACAAATTCCATTAGATGTTAAACGTCGTCGTAtaggataa
- the LOC122857990 gene encoding baculoviral IAP repeat-containing protein 7-like, with protein sequence MNIEENRLRTFTEWPENAPVNPSRIARGGFYYTGNGMNVQCFLCGTIISDWNYGDQVMIRHRQSQPNCPFVLNSNNTCNIPLIDNTNSPSSSTSTSSTNLLSNGGISQTLLRPRRSPGVVHSQNPRIEFGNFSQRLRSFDRWPTTSSVTPEHLARAGFYYLQHENMVECAFCGGILTKWEPGDNPDDKHRSIFPDCDFYSHQESSSALTTEKEELLGNVKLLSSTNSDLSKLGIQRHTAPKQPKHATYEGRLRTFQKWPENLRQTPEMLAIAGFYYVGSGDQVRCFHCDGGLHNWEIDDDPWTEHARWFSTCPFVGMVRGQEFINHCIDNRPPLDPLIFIGVPEDGEDIPGSATTTTTSASSQQQMTNSTIRNREVTDADVEQLLHSEPALAALQIGWTVGSVKMALRQRLETVGSPYTNANQLMEHVRHIQLAEESNGMDSLTETSSLDLANLMSQVVNVQGTSDNQNFYDNDTRRKVNNDGEKKDEPEHLNKDKRLEKKNDNGMTDGPLSLEEENRRLKEARLCKICMDREISVAFLPCGHLSTCVHCAPSLADCPMCRQEILATVRTFLA encoded by the exons atgaataTCGAAGAAAATCGATTAAGAACATTTACAGAATGGCCAGAAAATGCTCCTGTAAATCCATCAAGAATAGCAAGAGGTGGATTTTATTATACTGGTAACGGAATGAATGTCCAATGTTTTCTTTGTGGTACAATAATATCAGATTGGAATTATGGTGATCAAGTTATGATAAGACACAGACAATCACAGCCAAATTGTCCATTTGTATTGAATTCAAATAACACATGCAATATaccattaattgataatacaaattcaccatcatcatcaacatcaacatcttcaacaaatttattatcaaatggtGGAATTAGTCAAACATTATTAAGACCAAGAAGATCACCAGGTGTTGTACACAGTCAAAATCCAAGAATTGAATTTGGTAATTTTTCACAAAGACTCAGATCATTTGATCGATGGCCAACTACATCATCAGTTACACCAGAACATCTTGCTCGTGCtggtttttattatcttcaacatgaaaatatg gtCGAGTGTGCATTTTGTGGTGGTATATTAACAAAATGGGAACCAGGTGATAATCCTGATGATAAACACAGATCAATATTTCCAGATTGTGATTTTTATTCACATCAAGAATCAAGTTcag ctcttACAACAGAAAAAGAAGAATTACTGggtaatgttaaattattatctagtACAAATTCTGATCTTAGTAAATTGGGTATACAACGACATACAGCACCAAAACAACCAAAACATGCAACTTATGAAGGTAGACTACGTACATTCCAAAAATGGCCAGAAAATTTACGACAAACACCAGAAATGTTGGCAATTGCTGGATTTTATTATGTTG gATCGGGTGATCAAGTAAGATGTTTTCATTGCGATGGTGGTCTTCATAATTGggaaattgatgatgatccaTGGACTGAGCATGCAAGATGGTTTAGTACATGTCCATTTGTTGGGATGGTTAGAGGAcaagaatttataaatcattgtaTTGATAATCGGCCACCTTTAGATCCATTAATATTCATTGGTGTACCTGAAGATGGTGAGGATATACCTGgctcagcaacaacaacaacaacatcagcatcatcacaacaacaaatgacaaattcaacaataagAAATCGTGAAGTTACTGATGCTGATGTTGAACAATTATTACATTCAGAACCTGCTTTG GCTGCATTGCAAATTGGTTGGACAGTGGGTAGTGTTAAAATGGCATTGAGACAAAGATTAGAAACTGTGGGAAGTCCGTATACAAATGCAAATCAATTGATGGAACATGTTAGGCATATACAACTTGCCGAAGAAAGCAATGG aatggaTAGCCTTACGGAAACTTCGTCATTGGATCTTGCAAATTTAATGAGCCAAGTTGTTAATGTACAGGGGACAAgtgataatcaaaatttttatgataatgataCTAGAAGAAAAGTCAATAatgatggagaaaaaaaagatgaacctgaacatttaaataaagataaaagacttgaaaaaaaaaatgataatggcATGACGGATGGTCCAC tttcatTAGAAGAAGAAAATAGAAGATTAAAAGAAGCTAGACTCTGTAAAATTTGCATGGACAGAGAAATATCAGTTGCTTTTTTACCATGTGGACATTTATCAACTTGTGTACATTGTGCACCATCACTTGCTGATTGTCCAATGTGTCGACAAGAAATTCTTGCAACTGTTCGCACATTTCTTgcttaa
- the LOC122856510 gene encoding Bardet-Biedl syndrome 1 protein homolog: MLEPPCGVVGFYCENNEQKSAIWYNAGIDIDLNVTTLYTELESLYKELGAAFISPRTLKFLSINDEHHRVEFTNKYKNDPLTRINAISTISTIRKDSWNDPASSCILIGTESGELIVLDTRSFSMTDRCFIGWPPCSMTSTGLWSGDGRIFIVSRDTRIGSIKKGQSEINLWEKLLAPAVAITTLSCDGAAVAIMDGTIIGYSNNGLKLWKIKLPGLALDMTSLPVQQSGLLLLAVSVPRIGLLVYDGQHHVDTISMMDPISAIKFGRMGQEERAMAMITMSGGLSVKILKRTANFSSRSISATAINETNTTRFSVPKKTRLFVEQTIRERSEAKQIHSSFQQAFLRLRLTVAKKTQQVLKNNKNLNVNTITIENSVLGLGPTYIIRTLVTNVAEETTESSLFLVFKSIECYINPRVVDLPLLPSGIPIPVMVKATPKSQVNEKIQILLCKKNQIQPITTTHLILPISEVDIEV; this comes from the exons ATGCTAGAACCACCATGTGGTGTTGTTGGTTTTTACTGtgaaaataatgaacaaaaatCAGCA atttgGTACAATGCTGGAAtagatattgatttaaatgtaaCAACACTTTACACTGAATTAGAATCATTATATAAAGAACTTGGTGCTGCATTTATATCACCAagaacattaaaatttttatcaataaatgatgaaCATCATAGAgttgaatttacaaataaatataaaaatgatccATTGACTCGTATAAATGcaatatcaacaatatcaacaataagAAAAGATTCATGGAATGATCCAGCATCAAGTTGTATATTAATTGGCACTGAGTCTGGTGAATTGATTGTCCTTGATACAAGATCATTTTCAATGACAGACAGATGTTTTATTGGCTGGCCACCATGCTCAATGACAAGTACTGGTTTATGGTCTGGTGATGgtagaatatttattgtatcaaGAGACACAAGAATTggatcaataaaaaaaggacaaagtgaaattaatttatgggAAAAATTATTAGCACCAGCTGTTGCAATAACAACATTATCATGTGATGGAGCTGCTGTTGCAATAATGGATGGTACAATTATTGGTTATTCAAATAATGGATtaaaattatggaaaattaaattacctggTTTAGCACTTGATATGACAAGTTTACCTGTACAACAAAGTGGATTATTACTTCTTGCTGTTAGTGTACCACGTATTGGTTTACTTGTTTATGATGGACAACATCATGTTGATACAATATCAATGATGGATCCAATATCAGCAATTAAATTTGGTAGAATGGGACAAGAAGAACGTGCAATGGCTATGATAACAATGTCTGGTGGTTTAtctgttaaaatattaaaacgtaCTGCTAATTTTAGTTCACGTTCAATAAGTGCAACAGCtattaatgaaacaaataCAACACGTTTTTCAGTACCTAAAAAAACACGTTTATTTGTTGAACAAACAATACGTGAACGTAGTGAGGCTAAACAAATTCATAGCTCATTTCAACAAGCTTTTTTAAGATTACGTTTAACTGTTGCTAAAAAAACTCaacaagtattaaaaaataataaaaatttaaatgttaatacaATTACTATTGAAAATAGTGTACTTGGTCTTGGTCCAACTTATATTATACGTACACTTGTTACAAATGTAGCTGAAGAAACAACTGagtcatcattatttttagtatttaaatcaattgaatgtTATATTAATCCTAGAGTTGTTGATTTACCATTGCTACCAAGTGGAATACCTATTCCTGTTATGGTCAAGGCAACACCAAAATCAcaagttaatgaaaaaatacaaatattactttgtaaaaaaaatcaaatacaacCAATTACAACAACTCATTTAATATTGCCAATTTCTGAAGTTGATATTGaggtttaa
- the LOC122857988 gene encoding protein dispatched homolog 1 → MKIWWCSWAIAHHPYVILSSVFIFSSTCLILPFITTNFPDFSTPQLGFEARGTDLAGRIISWDNLMLATGAKGDLTDNPIEYYNYLVESTSQNTTEPFNLTKKIPGVIRKKPKNKKKFNKHTTTTTSTTTTSIIINNSNDNDEDDDDGDDDDDEKTNNIENSDQWEELIKLNNKNTIVNINEHKTNHLDDVYFCNSPNSNYARVVIGTDNDDKNLWSLEGVLAQCHIDAMLRKNKYFTLNCERKLNKHDNDDGKCCNSWSPANYVAFLSNRTSCLGVTDTDLLKIEELLKRCSYYYRNNHLTSDCAEDLNCRKQVPPECWTHNAPYHLLHYLLDTNFISRNTQINASNSTLKYAMIMLPIAASSKTLDFYNNIDDNADLSYGNIKVLAMEFGLKSTLFDRLLIADSFLLIFGFLFVTICIWIYTGSIILTISTIMAVIFSLGISYCVYTIVLDIKFFPFMNLLAVVVAVGIGSDDAFIFCKVWEIQKKKYIKNNNNSIGLTRLVQETLKHAVPSMLVTSLTTAVAFFASIVSNVTAINCFSLFSGMTVIANFFLMITWLPASIVVAEKLKFNILSPANIIVRKFIKPNKLLIEKSSIYFGKILSNIVIKLRWLWLLLFGGTTILFGFIVFKYPGLRLPDTPNFQYFDKNHKFEKYDLQYGKNFYFERIEFGNDGPLLPLRFVWGIKPIDNGYFLDPSSRGTIEYDPTFDITNKKSQMWLQQFCQNLRTQPFYHDTIGLLIPNCFIESFRTWMKRRCENIMDPNSTHAPCCESSSYPYSPSVFRKCVAEASLDLYRTPSDLWKRNGVYGGIKYLKQSPIFNNTINTTIPTMPLPKIMALIVEYDSNYSMTLSFTEMNQFYKQVEKWMNQQLRTAPSGMKNGWFVSPLDFYELQKTLYEGTIYAFVMSMILAFIVLTLVTLNLLVSFYAILSIGGAILVTVGTLVLLGWRLNVLESVVVSTAIGLAVDFSLHYGVAYRVCHSKCKIKRVKLSLGQMGGPTLMAAITSGVSGALMLPSQVLPYIQIAIFMILVMAISWLYATFFFCPLLSVIGPSTKFAQFHYPNIQNICRCFNIKWGNAGVVHDNDDDDDNEDEDDDNNNHNEDEDDDDEDDNGDGCSSSNKINWRKGNGRSGNMFSESTLSTSSTVCQMHCTDIDILGTNNRLIESIPPSPSSPLIYIEKNQTDNTNNRRK, encoded by the exons atgaaaatttggtGGTGTTCATGGGCAATTGCCCATCATCCATATGTCATATTATCATCagtgtttatattttcatcaacatgTCTTATTTTACCATTTATAACAACAAATTTTCCTGATTTTTCAACTCCCCAATTG gGTTTTGAAGCACGTGGAACAGATTTAGCTGGACGAATAATATCTTGGGATAATTTAATGTTAGCAACTGGTGCAAAAGGTGATTTAACAGACAATCctattgaatattataattatcttgTTGAATCAACAAGTCAAAATACAACAGAACCATTTAAtttgactaaaaaaatacCAGGTGTTATTCGTAAAAAGcctaagaataaaaaaaaatttaataaacatacaacaacaacaacgtcaacaacaacgacatcaataataataaataatagtaatgacAATGATGAGGATGACGATGACggtgacgatgatgatgatgaaaaaacaaataatattgaaaatagtgATCAGTGGGAagagttgataaaattaaacaacaaaaatacaattgtaaatataaatgagcATAAAACAAATCATCTTgatgatgtatatttttgtaattcacCAAATAGTAATTATGCAAGAGTTGTCATTGGTacagataatgatgataaaaatttatggtCATTAGAGGGTGTATTAGCACAGTGTCATATTGATGCAATGttacgtaaaaataaatattttacattaaattgtgaaagaaaattaaataaacatgataatgatgatggtaaATGTTGCAACAGTTGGTCACCAGCAAATTATGTtgcatttttatcaaatcgtACATCATGCCTTGGTGTAACTGATacagatttattaaaaattgaagaattattaaaacgtTGTTCATATTATTATCGTAATAATCATTTAACATCAGATTGTGCTGAAGATTTAAATTGTCGTAAACAAGTACCACCAGAATGTTGGACACACAATGCACCATATCatttattacattatttacttgatacaaattttatatcacgtaatacacaaataaatgcatcaaattcaacattaaaatatGCTATGATTATGCTACCAATAGCAGCAAGTTCAAAAacacttgatttttataataacattgaTGATAATGCTGATTTATCATATGGTAATATTAAAGTATTAGCCATGGAATTTGGATTAAAAAGTACTTTATTTGATCGTTTATTAATTgctgattcatttttattaatatttggttttttatttgtaacaaTTTGTATATGGATATATACtggttcaataatattaacaatatcaacaataatggCTGTTATATTTAGTCTTGGTATATCATATTGTGTTTATACAATTGtacttgatattaaattttttccatttatgaATCTtcttgctgttgttgttgctgttggtaTTGGATCAGATGATGCATTTATATTTTGCAAAGTAtgggaaatacaaaaaaaaaaatatattaaaaataataataatagcattgGCTTGACACGTCTTGTACAAGAAACATTAAAACATGCTGTACCATCAATGCTTGTAACATCATTAACAACAGCTGTTGCATTTTTTGCATCAATTGTTAGTAATGTTACggcaattaattgttttagtttattttcTGGTATGACTGttattgctaatttttttttaatgataacatGGCTACCAGCAAGTATTGTTGttgctgaaaaattaaaatttaatatattatcaccagcaaatattattgttagaaaatttataaaaccaaataaattattaattgaaaaatcatcaatatattttggtaaaatattaagtaatattgttattaaattacgATGGTtatggttattattatttggtggaacaacaatattatttggttttattgtatttaaatatccTGGTTTACGTTTACCAGATACtccaaattttcaatattttgataaaaatcataaatttgaaaaatacgATTTacaatatggaaaaaatttttattttgaacgAATTGAATTTGGTAATGATGGTCCATTATTACCATTACGTTTTGTATGGGGTATTAAACCAATTGACAatggttattttttagatCCATCATCAAGAGGAACAATTGAATATGATCCAACATttgatataacaaataaaaaatcacaaatgtGGTTACAacaattttgtcaaaatttaagAACACAGCCATTTTATCATGACACAATAGGTTTATTAATACcaaattgttttattgaatCATTTCGTACATGGATGAAACGTAGATGTGAAAATATTATGGATCCAAATTCAACACATGCACCATGTTGTGAATCAAGTAGTTATCCATATTCACCATCTGTATTTCGTAAATGTGTTGCTGAAGCATCACTTGATCTTTATAGAACACCAAGTGATTTATGGAAACGTAATGGTGTTTATGGTGGTATTAAATATCTCAAACAATcaccaatttttaataatacaataaatacaacaattcCAACAATGCCATTACCAAAAATAATGgcattaattgttgaatatgATAGTAATTATTCAATGACATTATCATTTACTGAAatgaatcaattttataaacaagttgaaaaatgGATGAATCAACAATTACGTACAGCACCAAGTGGTATGAAAAATGGTTGGTTTGTTAGTCCTCTTGATTTTTATGAGCTACAAAAAACTCTTTATGAAGGTACAATATATGCATTTGTTATGTCAATGATATTAGCATTTATTGTATTAACACTTGTAACACTTAATTTATTAGTTAGTTTTTAtgcaatattatcaattggtGGTGCAATACTTGTAACTGTTGGTACACTTGTTTTACTTGGTTGGCGTTTAAATGTACTTGAAAGTGTTGTTGTATCAACAGCAATTGGTCTTGCTGTTGATTTTAGTTTACATTATGGTGTTGCATATCGTGTTTGTCAtagtaaatgtaaaataaaacgtgttaaattatcattggGACAAATGGGTGGACCAACGCTAATGGCTGCAATAACAAGTGGTGTTTCTGGTGCACTTATGTTGCCATCACAAGTATTGCCATATATACAAATTGCAATATTTATGATACTTGTTATGGCAATAAGTTGGTTATatgcaacattttttttctgcccATTATTATCAGTTATTGGTCCATCAACAAAATTTGCACAATTTCATTATccaaatatacaaaatatatgtcgttgttttaatattaaatgggGCAATGCTGGTGTTGttcatgataatgatgatgacgatgataatgaagatgaagatgatgataataataatcacaatgaagatgaggatgatgatgacgaagaTGATAATGGTGATGGTTGTAGTAgtagtaataaaattaactggAGAAAAGGTAATGGACGTAGTGGCAATATGTTTTCTGAATCAACATTGAGTACATCAAGTACTGTTTGTCAAATGCACTGTACTGATATTGATATACTTGGAACAAATAATAGACTTATTGAATCAATACCACCATCACCAAGCTCaccattaatatatattgaaaaaaaccagactGATAACACAAATAATCGacgtaaataa